Genomic window (Arachis hypogaea cultivar Tifrunner chromosome 13, arahy.Tifrunner.gnm2.J5K5, whole genome shotgun sequence):
ttttagccCCTAAACCTCAGTTGTAGGTTAAATAGTGATTTGAAAGTAGGAAAGAGTAGTAACTTGGAGATGAAAAAAGTTTGAAAAGTATGTAAATGTGATATGTATATGATGAACCTGGCCTTAGTGAATCATTTTGAATGATAATGAATGGATATGAATGAATGATTtataatgaatttgaaaatgaaattgtttTGAGCTTGACCTGGCAAGGTTCATGGTGGCTTACTGCTTGTCCAGTATCGAGACGTtatgtggggttcgtggtggtgtaccgctcaTATGTTTTTAAAAGAGGATGTTATGCGGGATTCGTGGTGGTTTACCACCCACATGTGTGTTTTGTTTTTCCAATTGAAGATCTTGtgaggttcgtggtggtgtaccactCACAATGGTGGGTTCGTGATGGTGTACCGCTCACCGGTTTTCAAGAGGatgatatccgggttagctaccggatgtgtcgggttctggcaaagaaaccaacacgtgagctcacggccagtaggaaaggcatgcatcatatgtatttATGTGACTTGTTTGGTTTTGCATTACTTGGGTTTGGTTACTTGAATATCTATGATTATTTGCTTTATTTACTATATTTGAATATCTACTTGTGGTTGCCTTATCTGCTTTGTTTGTCTGTGCATCGGTGTTTCGGAGGATTGGAGAAAGGGATGATGAGCTTAGGGGTTAAGTTAGGATTTGAGATGGAAACAAGAAGCCTTAGATACCtcaccctgtttatggtttacaatgttagttttaaatttgaatctattgtcggaagttctaggattgccttcggctttcccggGACCTTATATGTTTTTTATGTGGGCACCGTTACCATGTTGAGAAtcttcggttctcattccatacatattttgtggttttcagatgcaggacgtaaggcacctcgttgaggcatgctaGAAGCTTCTGATAGTGGAGATCCTTGTCTTTGGGGCTTTATTttggatatatgtatatatatatatatatagatacttttatctccactgcTTATGTATTTGATGTATTAACtttgaataaatgaccatttgtacccatgagagTTCAGAACGCTGACATTTGTACCCATCGTAGATGGAAACTGACTTTGTAACCATGAGAGATGGGTTCCGTGTGACAAAAATAGCCTGGCTTGGGTTGGCACTTGCTTCGAGTTTGTAGGACCCTACGTGGCTCTCCAAACCTCCCAAAACCTTGTCTACGTGGATTTGAATGTTTCTATATGAAGGTAATTCTTGAAATGAAAACCCTAGCTCATCTTCTTCCCCAATTCGAATCATACCCCCAAAATGAAATATTGGTGAAATTCAAGCGCACCCAGAAATAACTCATAACCCCAGCAATGTCACCACGCAGATTTAACTCTGATGCAAATTTTGGAAGTCGCAGCAGTTCTTCAAGttggaagaagatgaaggagaagaacaaaaCACAAAAAAGGAGCTGCTTTCTCATCTTTCACACTCTAAATCCCTCAATGGCTGCTGCTTCTTCTACCTCCCTCTTCCACGCATCTTTCCCTTTTCCCCTCAAAACCCACCAACCCCCTAGGCCCAGGCCCACCCACTTCCCTATCAAGGCCCAATCCCAGCCCACCACTCCTCTCACCTCCCCCAAGCAGCGCCGCCCTGCCGACGAGAACATCCGTGACGAAGCCCGTCGCAACAACATCACCCACGACAACCTCTTCTCAGCCTGCTACGTCCCCATCAATGCCGACCCTTCCTCCACCAAGTCCTACTCCCTCGATGAGATCGTTTACCGCTCTCAATCCGGCGGCCTCCTCGACGTCCAGCACGATATGGCCGCCCTCAAGAAGTTTGACGGTGAGTACTAGCGCAACCTCTTCGATTCCCGCGTCGGCTGCACCACCTGGCCCTACGGCTCCGGCGTCTGGTCCAAGAAGGAGTGGGTGCTCCCCGAGATTGACAGCGATGACATCATTAGTGCCTTTGAGGGAAACTCCAATCTCTTCTTTGTTCTCTCTCTCTTCTGTACAAAGATGGGTGCTTCGTTTGCTTAGCTTAATTGAATAATTGTAttcagagaaagagagagatgttAAAAATTAGAACATTTATTTGGTAAATAAATATTACCAACACGTTCATATCTGCGTTCCTCAATCGCGggtccttttcttcttcattttgattttttgtgtTACTAATTTGTGGAGTGCCTgatttttttcaaagtttgaatttttttttccataattgATGAAGAGGAGAATGAGTCTGGGGAAGAGATAGATGAAGATGAGGGGGACGATGATGATGCTGTTTTCCTTGAGAATTCTTACTACTTACTGGGCTGGCTTGGTTGACCGGTATGAAGAGATGGTTGAGAAGTACCATCCCGGATTTGGAGTgcgaaagaggaaggggaggtgGAGAAGGTGAGGATGAAGAAAGAGTGGTTGGAAAGCATGAGAGTGAGGAGGGTGTCCTTAATGGGTCAGAGGTGGTGGGGAGGGAGAAGAGGATGGCTTTGTCGGCGTGAAGGACGGAGTGGATGGTGAGGGAGCGAGTGTTGAGGAAGAAGGGGCCAGAGTGGGGTTTGAAGAGTGAAGAGTGGGGTTTGGAGAGAGAGAGTATGTGAGTAAGAGAGAGAGGGGTTGAAGATAAGGGAGGGAGTGCCACGTAGGATCGGAAACCCACAAACCAAGCTCAGAACCAAGTCAGggcacttttgtcacacggaaGGCATCTATCATGGGTACAAGATTAGTTTCGAGCCTTCATGGGTATAAATATCAGCGTTTTCATCTCTCATGGGTAcaaatagttatttattttattaactttctcttagaggttattttggagaaataggTTCTGTAACTCTGTATTTTGGGCTTATTTtggattcttttatatatatgtatatatatacttatgtGCTCAGGCCGGTTTATCTTCGCAAGTCGAGTCTTGAGCTTTGATATTTGTACCTTAAAACTCTCTTTCGATTATATCTATGTTAGCTTCTCTTATCTTATTCTGATTATCGTTTACGTGTCGTGAGTATTGCGCTTTTCGTTTTACCGTTTTCGATTTtaacttttcttcaaaggctcctagaatAAATCTTcttcaactatattatatatatgagtttttatttttagaagtcatagcgcctcgccaccttttcttcaaaggctcctagaatAAATCTTCtttaactatattatatataagtttttatttttagaagtCATAGCGctacaccacctctgttttacatcatAGATGTAAAGCTCTATGTGATAGAATGTTACACTTGATCCTGCAAGATGCAAACACAATGGCGAATATCATGACAAAGACGGTGTTGAGATTACATTCGTAGCATGTAGAGCTTCCAGTACCTCCAAAAGAGTTTGAGATGATTATTCAATGGAATCGCGCTACACCTTCTTAGTCCCTTAggactttgtttttcttttctgcttggttattttaatttttcaatcacaaaaaaaaaaaaaaattcattggtTGAACAaatgaaccaataaaccagtaactTGACTGGTTCGATTACCGATTCAGTTCTAACAGCtataatataaatacatatattcaaCACATTTTccatatgtattttgtattttaacattattttataaaaatgacaGATTTATTAGCATATATTTTGTGTTCAAATAATATAGTTGATCGATTCAATGACAAGTCTGATCTTGTAGAGTAACTTAGACAGGCTGGGTGGCCGGAGCACTTTTCAGTTGTCCAACCAACCAATCCAAGCGAACTTTTATAACTATGAACCAAATAATGGCCAGAATTCTTGAAGCTATGTCGATACATAATCCGCTTGAATTTCTTCTTAAGATAAaaggaccatgatagatataagCAAGTAGACAACGAATTCCTCAAGCAAAATGTGGGCAAAGAAGGAACATAATCATCATCCACAAGCGTAGTACAAGTAGGAAATATTTACAAGTTTCAATTTATTagaatcttaaaaataaaaatgccaGCAAATAGTAGTCCCTTTTGACACTTGATTAGGGAGTTATGCTAGAACGATACTGCTTTGAGTCACTAACCGTAACTCTTGGAGTGAGAATGAATTGCAAATGGCTCTCTTTTCAGGGCAAGGGTTCTTGTGAATCTCCCAGACGAGACAAATGGAGATATGCATCAGTCCCTGTGAATAATCAAAACAAATTGTTGTTGAACTTGAagcaagcaaaataaaaaaagaataaacagATTGCAGAATACCAAAAAATACTAGAACACTACGAAATTCAGTGTAATATGGGTAACAGCTTAGCCTTGTGTCACTAGGCGAAATAGACTATATGAATTACACAACATAGAAATGCCAAATAATTCAATCATATCCGTCTTTGAACCATTTATATAATTCACTTTTAATAATATCATCTCACAGTTTATTAGGTTTCCATATActtctaacacacacacacacacacacacacacacaaaatatAGAAAGGTAGTTCGACAACAGCACCAAGTCACCAACTATTCTTTTAGTTCAAAAAAAAACTCTAGGAAAATTTGTAACCATGGAAAGTGCGGCTGACACAGGTGCATCATATCAATTGTAATTGATCCCATATAAATGGAGAATAGGTCAAGAGGGGTTAACAGTTGTTAAATGCTACAATTTTAGAAAATTAGAAGGAAGAGAAATTCTTGTATAGACTCAAGTGTAACATGTCAGTTTTGTGCACACTCGCATAAAAGTTAGTGGAATACATGAATagtgaataactgaatatatcttCAGTAAAGTAAGTGAAACTCACTTTTATTGTCTGTATGTGCTTAAAGATGACGTGTTAAACTTGTATTTATATAAGAACATATCTAGAAGGaaataaataagacaaaaaaGGATAATAAAATGAAATGATAGTTAAACTCTACTCACCATATCCTTCCATAGATATTATTTGAAGATCACCTCCGAAATACCGAGCATACAAGCGACTAATAGGAAGCCCATATCCATATCCAGCCATGGTCACATTATCAGCTACTCCAAGATCTGAATGCTCATCCAATGGGTTTTTGGCTGTACTATATAAATACGTAAAAATTTTTGGGAGACCGCTCCTTGGTATGCCACCTCCCTCATCAGAAACCTACAATACCATTTAATCGAACACCTTCAACATAGCATTCCCCAACAAAGACCAAAAATCCCAGAAAGAATAGAGCCGATATAAAATCATGCTGTGCAATTCAAACTAGGTACCTTTATAGTAACATCCTCTAATCCATCAGCAACGATTATTCTAATGGGTGGTGCAACTTTGTCAGAGTCCATAAAACGCTCTTGGACAGCACGCAGTGAGTTTTTAACCAGCTCAAACATCATAAGATGTAAGTGAGCTGGAACATACCTATCATGTAAACATTACGTTTGTGAAGAGGGAGAATGAGCCCAGGGAAATAAGTTTGCAAGAGTTTTGCAAATAAACGACAGCAAAACAAAACGAAATGAATTTGTGGAGGTAAGAACTGTCTAACTCACGGAAATGTAAAATCCGGATCTCCATAAATATCGACATTAGGAGCACTGCCATATTCACGAAAACATATGGAACGTGCATCCTCACTGGCATTCCTAGCTACTTCCACAGGAGACATTTTTGTATGTATATAACCCACACAATGAGGAGGAGGATTTGGATTGTGCAACTCAACATGCTGCCCTGAAACCGACAAAAGTACACCACGCATACAAACAATATTATGATTTATGTTAGCCGCAAAGAGCCAGCTTAAAGTTATATAGAAAGAAACAGTGTGTTTCCTGAACTTACCAATAAGCATTCGAATTCCGATTCTCGACATGTAAAAACGATCAAGGAACTGATGAATCTCATCAAGATCCTCATAAACAATCTTTGGATCCATGCCTTTCTTCAACTGCTGAACACCTAAGGCCATTGTCGGCACCACATTGTTGTGTCTCACTTTGATGGCCTTAATCATGTCAGTGAAAGCTCTTTCATCTTTCATACTCTTGATCTCAGGGAAGGCTCTGAGATCACGGAAAGAATCAAGGTACCAATCCTTTACCTAAAAGCATAATGTAGTAAAAAAGTTCAATAAACATATAGAAAGCATCAAGTTAATTTTAAACCAAGTTCTACACAGCAAGTTGctaaaaccacaaaacacatcAATACAATTTACATCACTCCAAGAGTACCATAAATCAACATCACGAGTCCTATGTCACCCAAGCTGTTATCACTTACAATATCTGTCACCATCGAGAAtcattgaatttattttttcctttcgATACACTAATGACAATATTTAGTACCCCATGGAGACTACCTAAAACCATCGCAACTAGACCACTCCTAATGCCTTAGGAAACCCTGAATATTATAAATAACACCCCCATTCTGGAAATAAATATGAATCGGGGACGGATACTACTTTAGTGTATATAATGATCAAACCACACAACCATAGTAGcaaacttggaaagaaaatttttAGTATCAAATTTAAACCCATACCATCAAACACTGGCCTAAAAAGTCAACATGATTCAATAAAAACCACTTTTTCCTTTTCCCCAACATCATTTGACTCAAACAATTTAACAATTCCAAACAATACAAGTAAATGGCACACAGTCACATGCTTATATTCCCAAATCCTAATTAAAAATTGTATAGTAAGGTTTAAAGAGACAAGGTTATCCATAAACACGACAGGGCAGACAATGTAGACAG
Coding sequences:
- the LOC112738417 gene encoding pyruvate dehydrogenase (acetyl-transferring) kinase, mitochondrial, translated to MAAKKATETFSKTVIEEVHRWGCMKQTGVSLRYMMEFGSKPTDKNLLISAQFLHKELPIRIARRAIELENLPYGLSHKPAILKVKDWYLDSFRDLRAFPEIKSMKDERAFTDMIKAIKVRHNNVVPTMALGVQQLKKGMDPKIVYEDLDEIHQFLDRFYMSRIGIRMLIGQHVELHNPNPPPHCVGYIHTKMSPVEVARNASEDARSICFREYGSAPNVDIYGDPDFTFPYVPAHLHLMMFELVKNSLRAVQERFMDSDKVAPPIRIIVADGLEDVTIKVSDEGGGIPRSGLPKIFTYLYSTAKNPLDEHSDLGVADNVTMAGYGYGLPISRLYARYFGGDLQIISMEGYGTDAYLHLSRLGDSQEPLP